A single genomic interval of Adhaeribacter pallidiroseus harbors:
- a CDS encoding MbnP family protein has product MKSLFLKYTFVLFTVTTLFTACKKDPETEAITMGQVNLEFEHVVGNEELALNPQQYTNANGDQFQITTFKYYISNIVLIKADGSTYKQPDSYYLIDQEKPDSKLLTLNNVPSGEYTGLTFTVGVDSVRNVSGAQTGALDPAQGMFWSWNTGYIFLKLEGYSPQSEKGGLTFHIGGFKAPNNTIRTVSPDLNGNKMLVAAGKAPQVHLKVNVLEMFQSPRLIKFADLSTTMGGPASVTVADNYRDMFRVDHIHN; this is encoded by the coding sequence ATGAAATCTTTATTCTTAAAATATACCTTCGTTCTTTTTACTGTTACTACCTTATTTACCGCTTGTAAAAAAGATCCCGAAACCGAAGCTATTACTATGGGGCAGGTAAATCTGGAGTTCGAACACGTGGTGGGCAACGAAGAACTGGCTTTAAACCCCCAGCAATACACCAATGCCAACGGCGATCAATTTCAGATTACTACTTTTAAATACTACATCAGCAATATTGTTTTAATTAAAGCCGATGGCTCTACTTACAAACAACCCGATAGTTATTATTTGATTGACCAGGAAAAGCCGGATTCCAAATTACTTACCCTTAACAACGTGCCTTCGGGCGAGTACACGGGTTTAACCTTTACGGTAGGTGTAGATAGTGTCCGGAATGTATCCGGAGCTCAAACTGGTGCCTTAGATCCGGCCCAGGGCATGTTCTGGAGCTGGAACACCGGTTATATTTTCCTGAAACTCGAAGGTTACTCGCCCCAATCCGAAAAAGGCGGCTTAACTTTTCACATTGGTGGTTTTAAAGCTCCTAATAACACCATTCGCACGGTTTCGCCTGATTTAAATGGCAATAAAATGCTGGTAGCGGCCGGGAAAGCACCGCAGGTGCATTTAAAAGTAAATGTGCTGGAAATGTTTCAATCGCCGCGGCTGATTAAGTTTGCCGATTTAAGCACAACTATGGGTGGCCCGGCTTCGGTAACGGTTGCCGATAATTACCGCGACATGTTCCGGGTGGATCATATCCATAATTAA
- a CDS encoding putative oxidoreductase C-terminal domain-containing protein — MKKLFFPALPVLLISTFLSCSNNKKEITTENKTEANSAAAATNGKIKLMTLDPGHFHAALVQKSMYPNVDPLVHVYAPAGQDIDEHLKRISQYNSRAENPTQWQEDVYTGPDFLEKMLQTKPGNMVVMSGNNQKKTEYMKAAVDAGLNVLADKPMAITTQNFDLLKEAFASAEKNKVMLYDIMTERYEITTMLQREFSRLPDVFGTLQKGTAADPAITKESVHHFFKYVSGSPLKRPAWFFDVRQQGEGIVDVTTHLVDLVQWEAYPEQTIDYTKDVKLTSARHWQTKLTPTQFKTVTQLDSYPDFLKKDVVSDSLLGVYSNGEINYQLKGTHAKVSVIWNFEAPEGAGDTHFSIMKGTKANLIIRQGKEQNYKPVLYIEPAAGTDLNAFEETLKTGLATVQAIFPGVTVEKTGKIWTVTAPEKYHNGHEAHFGQVTEKYLEFLASGKMPEWEVPNMLAKYYTTTKALELARKKK, encoded by the coding sequence ATGAAAAAACTGTTTTTCCCCGCTTTACCTGTTTTACTCATCAGCACTTTTTTAAGCTGTTCTAATAATAAAAAAGAAATTACCACGGAAAATAAAACCGAAGCCAATTCTGCAGCAGCTGCTACTAATGGTAAAATTAAATTAATGACGCTTGATCCGGGCCATTTTCATGCGGCTTTGGTGCAGAAATCCATGTACCCCAACGTAGATCCCTTGGTGCACGTGTATGCTCCCGCCGGCCAGGACATAGACGAGCATTTAAAAAGAATCAGCCAGTATAACTCCCGCGCCGAAAATCCAACGCAATGGCAGGAAGATGTGTATACCGGACCGGATTTCCTTGAAAAAATGCTCCAGACCAAACCCGGCAATATGGTCGTAATGTCGGGCAATAACCAGAAAAAAACCGAGTACATGAAAGCCGCTGTAGATGCCGGCTTAAACGTGTTGGCCGACAAACCCATGGCCATTACCACCCAGAATTTTGATTTGCTAAAAGAAGCTTTTGCCTCCGCGGAAAAAAATAAGGTGATGTTGTACGATATCATGACGGAGCGTTACGAGATAACCACCATGTTGCAACGCGAGTTTTCTAGATTGCCCGACGTGTTTGGCACTTTGCAAAAAGGAACTGCCGCTGACCCGGCCATTACCAAAGAAAGCGTCCATCATTTTTTTAAATATGTATCCGGTTCGCCGTTAAAACGCCCTGCCTGGTTTTTTGATGTGCGCCAACAAGGTGAAGGCATTGTGGATGTAACTACGCACCTCGTAGATTTAGTGCAATGGGAAGCGTATCCGGAACAAACCATTGACTATACCAAAGATGTAAAATTAACCAGTGCCCGCCATTGGCAAACCAAACTTACCCCAACGCAGTTTAAAACCGTTACTCAGCTAGATTCTTACCCGGATTTTTTAAAAAAAGACGTGGTTAGTGATTCGTTATTAGGCGTTTACTCGAACGGCGAAATTAATTACCAGTTAAAAGGCACGCATGCCAAGGTGTCGGTAATCTGGAATTTTGAAGCCCCCGAAGGTGCTGGCGATACGCATTTCTCTATTATGAAAGGCACCAAAGCTAATTTGATTATCCGGCAGGGCAAGGAGCAAAACTACAAACCGGTTTTGTACATCGAGCCGGCTGCGGGTACGGATTTAAACGCTTTCGAAGAAACTTTAAAAACTGGTTTAGCTACTGTGCAAGCTATTTTCCCGGGTGTAACTGTTGAGAAAACCGGCAAAATCTGGACCGTAACAGCTCCTGAAAAATACCACAACGGCCACGAAGCCCACTTTGGCCAGGTTACCGAAAAATACCTGGAGTTTTTAGCATCGGGTAAAATGCCGGAATGGGAAGTGCCGAATATGCTGGCTAAATATTACACCACTACCAAAGCTTTGGAATTGGCTCGGAAGAAAAAGTAA
- a CDS encoding GMC oxidoreductase has product MAKQTYDAIVIGSGVSGGWAAKELTEKGLKVLMLERGHNVVHVKDYVNATRAPWDNKYRGYQPQQAIMEAAIAANDKSVYSPGKFTVSTEIKEAPYTQTKPFNWYRSYNVGGKSLMWGRQSYRFSEMDFEANAKEGIAIDWPIRYKDLAPWYSYVEKFAGISGNRDGLAQLPDGEFMPPIKLNCVEQDISTKMTAHFKGKRTMISGRTANLTQPLGDRNCLSRSKCALGCPYGGYFSTQSSTLPAAMKTGRLTLRPLSIVTRLLYDRDKKKATGVEIIDAENNQTYQFYSKIVFVCASTLNSTWVLMNSATDVWPDGLGSSSGELGYNLMDHHLGVNVSGLAEGFDDKYVYGRNPSGIYVPRFRNINGEKSDFLRGYGYQGSANRGNWARNVAEYSIGVDLMEAITEPGKWYFGMGAFGEMLPYHENKVTLNKKDLDKWGLPTLSIDCELKENEKKMRLDMLEAGKEILEAGGLKNVNGNDPGYKPGGAIHEVGTARMGHDPKTSVLNKYNQVWDAKNVFVTDGSCFTSSACQNPSLTFMAMTARAADFAVSELKKQNI; this is encoded by the coding sequence ATGGCTAAACAAACCTACGATGCAATTGTAATTGGCTCCGGCGTGAGCGGTGGCTGGGCCGCCAAGGAATTAACCGAAAAAGGCCTGAAAGTTTTAATGCTGGAACGCGGCCACAATGTGGTGCACGTAAAAGATTATGTAAACGCCACCCGAGCCCCCTGGGATAACAAGTACCGGGGTTATCAACCTCAGCAAGCCATTATGGAAGCCGCCATTGCCGCGAACGATAAATCGGTCTACTCGCCGGGTAAGTTTACGGTTTCTACCGAAATTAAGGAAGCCCCTTATACCCAAACCAAACCCTTTAACTGGTACCGGAGCTATAATGTAGGGGGCAAATCGCTGATGTGGGGCCGCCAGAGTTACCGGTTCAGCGAAATGGATTTTGAAGCCAACGCGAAAGAAGGTATTGCCATTGATTGGCCCATCCGGTACAAAGACCTGGCTCCGTGGTACAGTTACGTCGAAAAATTTGCCGGAATCAGCGGCAACCGCGATGGTTTAGCCCAATTACCCGACGGCGAGTTTATGCCTCCTATTAAATTAAACTGCGTAGAGCAGGACATCTCTACCAAAATGACGGCGCATTTCAAAGGAAAGCGCACCATGATCAGTGGCCGTACCGCCAACTTAACCCAACCCTTAGGCGACCGCAATTGCTTAAGCCGCAGTAAATGCGCTTTGGGTTGCCCGTACGGGGGTTATTTCAGCACCCAGTCTTCTACTCTGCCCGCCGCCATGAAAACCGGCCGTTTAACTTTACGGCCACTTTCTATTGTAACCCGCCTTTTGTACGACCGCGATAAAAAGAAAGCCACGGGCGTAGAAATCATCGATGCCGAAAATAACCAGACTTACCAGTTTTATTCTAAAATTGTTTTTGTCTGCGCCTCTACTTTAAATTCTACCTGGGTGTTAATGAATTCGGCCACGGATGTTTGGCCCGATGGTTTGGGCAGCAGCAGCGGCGAGCTAGGATATAACTTAATGGATCACCACCTGGGGGTAAATGTAAGTGGTTTGGCCGAAGGCTTTGATGATAAGTATGTATATGGCCGCAATCCGTCGGGTATTTACGTGCCGCGCTTCCGGAATATCAATGGCGAAAAAAGTGATTTTTTGCGCGGTTACGGATACCAAGGCTCCGCCAATCGGGGCAATTGGGCGCGTAACGTAGCCGAATACAGCATCGGGGTTGATTTAATGGAAGCTATTACCGAACCGGGTAAATGGTACTTTGGCATGGGCGCTTTCGGCGAAATGCTGCCTTACCACGAAAACAAGGTTACCCTAAATAAAAAAGACCTGGATAAATGGGGGCTGCCCACCTTATCCATTGATTGCGAATTAAAAGAAAACGAGAAAAAAATGCGCCTCGATATGCTGGAGGCGGGTAAAGAAATACTGGAGGCGGGCGGTTTAAAAAACGTAAACGGTAACGATCCGGGTTACAAACCCGGGGGCGCCATTCACGAAGTGGGTACGGCCCGCATGGGCCACGACCCTAAAACTTCCGTGTTGAATAAATACAACCAGGTTTGGGATGCCAAAAATGTTTTCGTAACCGATGGTTCTTGTTTTACTTCTTCGGCCTGCCAGAATCCTTCGCTAACGTTTATGGCCATGACCGCCCGGGCCGCCGATTTTGCCGTGAGCGAGTTAAAAAAACAAAATATTTAA
- a CDS encoding gluconate 2-dehydrogenase subunit 3 family protein, which yields MNRREAIARVALLLGGTVVGGEAFAAGFQLNSNNQASTLFSAEDIKLLHEIGGIILPGLNGKPGAKDADIGAFMAMMVSDCYNPEQQKVFTTGLQKIKTDFKATYGKDFPQGNAPDQLEFLKKLDAGQRATPVPVKTGRRDYLNTDGPPVHYFLMMRQLTILGFCTSEIGATKALRYVEAPGRYDGNVPYKKGEGAWAI from the coding sequence ATGAACAGAAGAGAAGCAATTGCTAGAGTAGCCTTGTTACTGGGCGGCACCGTAGTAGGCGGCGAGGCATTTGCCGCCGGATTTCAACTTAATTCCAACAACCAGGCTAGTACCCTTTTTTCCGCCGAAGACATCAAGCTGCTCCACGAAATTGGGGGTATTATATTACCGGGCCTTAATGGGAAACCGGGCGCCAAAGATGCCGATATTGGCGCTTTTATGGCTATGATGGTATCGGATTGTTATAATCCCGAACAGCAAAAAGTATTTACCACCGGCCTGCAAAAAATTAAAACCGACTTTAAAGCCACTTACGGCAAAGATTTTCCGCAAGGAAATGCCCCCGACCAATTGGAATTTTTAAAAAAATTAGATGCCGGGCAGCGGGCAACTCCCGTACCCGTAAAAACCGGTCGCCGGGATTACTTAAATACAGACGGACCGCCTGTGCATTATTTTTTAATGATGCGCCAGTTAACCATACTCGGGTTTTGTACTTCCGAAATTGGGGCCACCAAAGCCTTGCGCTACGTAGAAGCACCCGGCCGTTACGACGGCAACGTGCCTTATAAAAAAGGAGAAGGTGCCTGGGCTATTTAG
- a CDS encoding cold-shock protein, whose protein sequence is MGRSQETFNKKENEKKKQKKRQDKEEKKEERKANANKGQSLDSMLAYVDEFGNFSSTPPDPKQRVEIPLENIRIGIAKQEDIPAETTRTGIVAFFNESKGYGFIKDQQSQESIFVHVNGLVDPIKENNLVTFEVESTPKGLTAVNVKKSTK, encoded by the coding sequence ATGGGCAGATCACAAGAAACTTTCAATAAAAAAGAAAACGAAAAGAAAAAACAAAAAAAACGGCAGGATAAAGAAGAAAAAAAAGAAGAGCGAAAAGCGAATGCCAATAAAGGCCAAAGTTTAGACTCCATGCTCGCCTACGTGGATGAGTTTGGTAATTTTTCTTCTACCCCACCAGATCCTAAACAAAGAGTAGAAATTCCTTTAGAAAACATTCGGATAGGTATTGCTAAACAAGAAGATATTCCGGCAGAAACTACCCGTACCGGCATTGTTGCTTTCTTTAACGAATCCAAGGGCTACGGATTTATCAAAGATCAGCAATCGCAGGAAAGCATATTTGTGCACGTGAACGGACTAGTTGATCCGATCAAAGAAAATAATTTGGTAACTTTTGAAGTAGAAAGTACTCCCAAAGGGTTAACCGCCGTAAACGTTAAAAAATCGACGAAGTAA
- a CDS encoding HNH endonuclease produces MFPDYQNGICSCGCGQALWGRRKRWASDDCTAFALAIWAIIDGQVGKFEYFVTKYNSKKCAVCGSRRHLKVDHIVPVKHGGGGCWLSNYQLLCHSCHVIKTNKDFGWKQQSADTLTT; encoded by the coding sequence TTGTTCCCGGACTACCAAAACGGTATTTGTTCCTGTGGCTGCGGGCAAGCTCTTTGGGGAAGGCGAAAACGCTGGGCTTCAGATGATTGCACGGCGTTTGCGCTCGCTATTTGGGCCATTATTGATGGACAAGTAGGTAAATTTGAGTACTTCGTGACCAAATACAATAGTAAAAAATGCGCTGTTTGCGGATCCAGGCGCCATTTAAAAGTAGATCATATTGTGCCCGTAAAACACGGTGGCGGTGGTTGCTGGCTCTCTAACTACCAATTGCTCTGCCATAGCTGCCACGTTATTAAAACCAACAAAGATTTTGGCTGGAAACAGCAATCCGCTGACACCTTAACTACTTAA
- a CDS encoding trypsin-like peptidase domain-containing protein: MKKGFSVVLIALISAVMAIAGYRFFDKRFDNRESAYYYQAETPPINLVSERAAPNSSANNPDFVPAASLVSPAVVHIKTTYSGGGASSSLDDFFGSPQSGEQAMASGSGVLITPDGFIVTNNHVIENASQIEVILPDKRSFKAKLVGRDPSTDLALVKVEGTNLPIVELGNSDNVQVGEWVLAVGYPLSLNSTVTAGIVSAKGRSIGILDQPSRENYQGRSRAAGSAIESFIQTDAAINPGNSGGALVSASGQLIGINAAIASQTGSYAGYGFAIPVNLVKKVVSDFRKYGEVRRGYLGVSFPAPSVEDQMLREQGINPASVKGVYITGVQAGSGAAAAGLKEGDIITSIDGVKVGSSAEFSERIARHRPGDKVELVYMRGKKSTNASVTLKGAESAGAVAGTNSGRGLNSKFGASFAPVPDRVKQQYRLRSGVMITELQEGGFFESAGIPRGTIITNVNGRPVNNVADLDEALQSSRSSTVRLDGVTPDGTGFVFNFPLGA; this comes from the coding sequence ATGAAAAAAGGATTCTCCGTTGTATTAATTGCCCTGATTTCAGCAGTTATGGCTATAGCTGGTTATCGATTTTTTGATAAGCGTTTCGATAACCGGGAAAGTGCCTACTACTACCAAGCCGAGACGCCTCCTATAAATTTAGTGAGTGAACGGGCTGCGCCTAATTCTTCGGCCAATAACCCCGATTTTGTGCCAGCCGCCAGTCTGGTCTCGCCGGCGGTGGTGCACATAAAAACTACTTATTCCGGCGGCGGAGCCAGCAGTTCTCTCGATGATTTTTTTGGCTCTCCGCAGTCTGGGGAACAAGCCATGGCTTCCGGGTCCGGCGTTTTAATTACGCCCGATGGGTTTATTGTTACCAATAACCACGTGATCGAAAATGCCTCCCAAATAGAAGTTATTCTGCCGGATAAACGATCGTTTAAAGCGAAATTAGTGGGCCGCGACCCGAGCACCGACTTAGCTTTGGTAAAAGTAGAGGGTACCAATCTGCCCATTGTGGAGTTAGGAAATTCCGATAACGTGCAGGTAGGCGAATGGGTACTGGCAGTAGGTTATCCGCTTTCTTTAAATTCTACGGTTACCGCCGGAATTGTGAGCGCGAAGGGCCGGAGTATCGGGATACTGGACCAGCCCAGCCGGGAAAATTACCAGGGCCGATCACGGGCGGCTGGTTCGGCCATTGAGTCGTTTATTCAAACCGATGCGGCTATTAACCCCGGTAACAGTGGCGGAGCTTTGGTAAGTGCCTCCGGACAGCTCATCGGTATTAATGCCGCTATTGCTTCGCAAACAGGGAGTTACGCGGGCTACGGTTTTGCCATTCCGGTGAACTTAGTTAAGAAAGTAGTGAGTGATTTTCGCAAATACGGCGAAGTACGGCGCGGTTACCTGGGCGTAAGCTTCCCGGCACCATCCGTTGAGGATCAAATGCTACGCGAACAAGGCATTAATCCGGCCTCGGTGAAAGGGGTGTACATTACCGGTGTACAAGCCGGTAGTGGCGCGGCGGCCGCTGGCTTAAAAGAAGGCGATATCATTACGAGTATCGACGGGGTAAAAGTAGGTTCCTCGGCGGAGTTTTCCGAAAGAATTGCGCGTCACCGGCCGGGCGATAAAGTAGAACTGGTGTACATGCGCGGCAAAAAATCGACTAATGCCTCGGTAACCCTAAAAGGTGCTGAATCGGCGGGAGCAGTAGCCGGTACTAATTCCGGACGGGGTCTGAACAGTAAATTTGGGGCTTCCTTTGCGCCGGTACCCGACCGGGTGAAACAACAGTATCGCTTACGCTCCGGGGTAATGATTACCGAATTGCAGGAAGGTGGCTTTTTTGAAAGTGCCGGTATTCCGCGGGGTACTATTATTACGAACGTAAATGGCCGCCCGGTTAACAACGTAGCCGACTTAGACGAAGCCCTGCAATCTTCCCGGAGTAGCACGGTGCGCTTAGATGGTGTTACTCCCGATGGTACTGGTTTCGTGTTTAATTTCCCATTGGGGGCCTAG
- the msrB gene encoding peptide-methionine (R)-S-oxide reductase MsrB, giving the protein MLRWIDVLKYAKYSNPEPPQRVEKTEDAWRQQLTPAQFQVLRQHATEPPYRNAYCRSYEPGAYVCAGCRSRLFDSGEKYHAISGWPSFKQPVSKSALRYLFDDSYHLQRIEVRCNVCDGHLGHVFPDGPEPTGLRYCINSASLVRKDPEK; this is encoded by the coding sequence ATGTTGCGTTGGATAGATGTACTCAAATATGCCAAATACAGTAATCCGGAGCCGCCCCAACGGGTAGAAAAAACAGAGGATGCATGGCGCCAGCAGTTAACGCCAGCTCAATTCCAAGTTTTACGGCAACACGCCACCGAACCTCCTTACCGCAACGCTTATTGCCGCTCGTATGAACCCGGTGCGTACGTATGCGCTGGTTGCCGCAGCCGTTTATTTGATTCAGGAGAAAAATACCACGCTATTTCGGGCTGGCCCAGTTTTAAACAACCTGTTAGCAAAAGTGCCTTACGCTATTTATTCGACGATAGCTACCACCTGCAACGCATCGAAGTACGTTGTAATGTTTGTGATGGCCATTTGGGCCATGTATTTCCGGATGGGCCGGAGCCAACCGGATTGCGTTATTGCATTAATTCCGCAAGTTTAGTCCGCAAGGATCCCGAAAAGTAA
- a CDS encoding AI-2E family transporter produces the protein MDTKQINLGRLNKILLAVFLVSLMLYLGKTFFIPLAIAAFFAMLLYPVVLKLQQYGFKKAMAATLAILLLLASLSLLSTLLYFTISDLQKDLPQMEEKIKEKTDRLQWLLSRTTDISEYEQEAILKKEKPSIIKAIGKSIKNFLINSLYLLLAVFIVLTYTFFLLVYRHRIHHFFIKINLFHNREESQEVLYRITHVVHDYLKGTFLVISVLAVVYALGFWAIGLEHVILFALITALLRLVPYFGSFLGIAFPIGFAFLTQESVWPPVLVLLFFMVTQLLEANLLTPYITGSRVKLNPLATIVAILFGNLIWGVPGMILFVPFLAILKIICNEITALQPYGYILGTEEEKIT, from the coding sequence ATGGATACGAAACAAATAAATTTAGGTCGGCTTAATAAAATACTACTCGCGGTATTCCTGGTATCGTTGATGCTTTATTTAGGGAAAACTTTTTTCATTCCGCTGGCTATAGCGGCTTTTTTTGCCATGCTGTTGTATCCGGTTGTTTTAAAGCTACAACAATACGGTTTTAAAAAGGCCATGGCGGCTACGTTAGCTATCTTGCTATTATTAGCCTCGCTCAGTCTGTTGAGTACCCTGCTGTATTTTACTATTTCGGATTTACAAAAGGATTTACCCCAAATGGAGGAAAAAATAAAGGAAAAAACCGACCGGCTGCAATGGTTACTTTCCCGAACCACCGATATTTCGGAATATGAACAAGAAGCCATTCTTAAAAAAGAAAAGCCGAGCATTATAAAAGCCATTGGTAAATCCATTAAAAACTTTCTGATTAATAGCCTGTATCTGTTGCTGGCCGTTTTCATTGTATTAACTTATACTTTCTTTTTGTTAGTGTACCGGCATAGAATTCACCATTTTTTCATTAAGATAAATCTGTTTCATAATCGCGAAGAATCCCAGGAAGTACTTTACCGGATTACGCATGTGGTGCATGATTACCTCAAAGGCACCTTTCTGGTGATCTCGGTCTTAGCGGTAGTTTACGCGTTAGGTTTTTGGGCCATTGGCCTGGAACACGTTATCCTTTTCGCGTTAATTACGGCTTTGCTGCGTTTGGTCCCTTATTTTGGTTCGTTTTTAGGCATTGCTTTCCCGATTGGGTTTGCTTTTCTCACCCAAGAATCTGTTTGGCCTCCCGTACTGGTACTCTTGTTTTTTATGGTAACCCAACTCCTCGAAGCCAACTTGCTAACACCTTACATTACCGGCTCGCGGGTAAAACTAAATCCCTTGGCAACCATTGTAGCTATTTTATTCGGTAACTTAATTTGGGGAGTGCCCGGCATGATCTTGTTCGTGCCTTTTTTGGCCATTTTAAAAATTATCTGCAACGAAATAACGGCCTTACAACCCTACGGCTACATTCTGGGAACGGAAGAGGAGAAAATAACATGA
- a CDS encoding SH3 domain-containing protein, translated as MKKLLLSFALLVQVGFAMAADKNPYMVVQVRNDQVKMFQQPGTSTPIVETLTTADRVELVRKWNAHWALVKVNAKVGYILFSELTYLQNAPQEKTLAKR; from the coding sequence ATGAAAAAGCTCCTTCTTTCTTTCGCCTTATTAGTACAAGTAGGTTTCGCTATGGCCGCGGATAAAAATCCGTATATGGTGGTTCAGGTACGAAACGATCAGGTTAAAATGTTTCAGCAACCAGGTACATCTACGCCTATTGTTGAAACGCTTACTACCGCCGACCGGGTAGAATTAGTTCGTAAATGGAATGCCCATTGGGCCTTAGTAAAAGTAAACGCTAAAGTAGGCTACATTTTATTTTCTGAATTAACTTACCTCCAAAATGCACCACAGGAGAAAACGTTAGCCAAACGCTAA
- a CDS encoding carboxylesterase/lipase family protein, with protein MRVVNRLFWAGILTVAFLSVSLAQTKQTSKATLNQVKTANGLLAGITEKSGIQAFKGIPFAAPPVGDLRWREPQPVKNWSGVRSAKQFGPRAMQLPIFGDMNFRSDGVSEDCLYLNVWTPAKTGKERLPVLVYFYGGGFVAGDGSEPRYDGERMAQRGMVAITVNYRLGVFGFMAHPELTKESPHQASGNYGLLDQSAALQWVKKNIAAFGGDPNKVTIAGESAGSYSVSAQMASPLSKNLIAGAIGESGSLLSLRPTSTLAEVENNGVSFATSLGANSLAALRAMPAQQLLEASGKPGVPRFSVTVDGYFFPKAPNEIFAAGEQAHVPLLAGWNSEESGYQSIVGQEAPTPENYTKAVQKLYPEQAGEILKLYPATTEEEVIQAATALGSDRFIGYSTWKWIDMHAQTGGKPVYRYFYLRPRPEMTPEMGNAVAGLAGGVIKNPDAATKKAPPARGASHSAEIEYAMGNLATNKVYAWKPEDYKVSEIMQTYFANFIKTGNPNGKNLPNWPALTAGKAAPVMHIDVNTRLETDKTRERYLLLEKIPAK; from the coding sequence ATGCGCGTAGTAAACAGATTATTCTGGGCCGGCATTCTGACAGTCGCTTTTCTGTCGGTGAGCCTGGCTCAAACAAAACAAACGAGTAAAGCAACCTTAAACCAAGTTAAAACAGCCAATGGCTTACTCGCAGGCATTACCGAAAAAAGCGGTATACAAGCCTTTAAGGGAATACCGTTTGCTGCTCCGCCCGTTGGGGACTTGCGCTGGCGGGAACCGCAACCCGTCAAAAATTGGTCAGGCGTACGTTCGGCAAAACAGTTTGGCCCTAGAGCCATGCAATTACCCATTTTTGGCGACATGAACTTTCGCTCCGATGGAGTAAGTGAAGATTGTTTGTATTTAAACGTGTGGACGCCTGCTAAAACCGGCAAAGAGCGCCTGCCGGTGTTGGTTTACTTCTACGGCGGCGGCTTTGTGGCCGGCGATGGCTCGGAACCCCGCTACGATGGCGAACGCATGGCCCAACGGGGTATGGTGGCCATCACCGTAAATTACCGGTTGGGGGTTTTTGGCTTTATGGCGCATCCGGAACTAACCAAAGAGTCACCGCATCAAGCTTCCGGCAATTACGGCCTCCTGGATCAAAGTGCCGCTTTGCAATGGGTTAAAAAGAACATTGCGGCCTTTGGCGGCGACCCGAACAAAGTAACGATTGCCGGTGAATCGGCCGGTTCATATTCGGTTAGTGCCCAAATGGCTAGTCCTTTATCTAAAAACCTGATAGCCGGCGCCATTGGCGAAAGTGGCTCTTTGCTATCCTTGCGGCCTACTTCTACCTTAGCCGAGGTTGAAAATAATGGGGTAAGTTTTGCCACTAGCCTGGGAGCTAATTCTCTGGCAGCTTTGCGGGCTATGCCGGCACAACAACTGCTGGAAGCCAGCGGTAAACCCGGAGTTCCCCGCTTTTCGGTAACGGTAGATGGTTATTTCTTCCCGAAAGCTCCGAACGAAATTTTTGCGGCCGGCGAGCAAGCGCATGTTCCCTTACTGGCTGGCTGGAACTCCGAAGAATCCGGCTACCAAAGCATAGTGGGGCAGGAAGCGCCCACTCCGGAAAATTACACTAAAGCCGTACAAAAACTATATCCAGAGCAAGCCGGTGAAATTTTAAAATTATACCCCGCCACTACCGAAGAAGAAGTTATACAAGCCGCTACCGCCTTAGGCAGCGACCGATTTATTGGTTATAGCACCTGGAAGTGGATTGACATGCACGCGCAAACCGGAGGCAAACCCGTATACCGTTATTTTTATTTACGTCCACGGCCCGAAATGACGCCCGAAATGGGTAATGCCGTAGCCGGTTTAGCCGGTGGAGTTATTAAAAATCCGGATGCGGCTACTAAAAAAGCGCCACCGGCCCGGGGTGCTTCCCATTCTGCGGAAATTGAATATGCCATGGGTAATCTGGCTACCAACAAAGTGTACGCCTGGAAACCCGAGGATTATAAAGTATCTGAGATCATGCAAACCTATTTTGCTAATTTTATTAAAACCGGTAACCCCAATGGCAAGAATTTACCGAACTGGCCAGCTCTTACCGCGGGTAAAGCCGCTCCGGTAATGCATATTGATGTAAATACCCGCCTGGAAACCGATAAAACGCGCGAACGTTACTTACTGCTGGAAAAAATCCCAGCGAAATAA